The sequence below is a genomic window from Bacteroidales bacterium MB20-C3-3.
CTCAGGGATTTTCCCAACTACATTAAGGCTGCTGCTAATCTCTTCTGCCGAAATATTATCTGAAACCATTTTTTCAATTGAGTCCAGCACAGATGAGAGTGTTCTCCCCACAAAGACCGACATGACTGCAGGCGGAGCCTCATTTCCCCCGAGTCTGTGAGAGTTGTTAAGACTGGCAACACTAGCCATCAGAAGATGGTGGTGTTCATAAACTGCTTTTATAACCGACACAAAAAAGCTTAAAAACTGAAGATTTTTACCCGGTGTCTTTCCTGGGGAGAGAAGGTTAACCCCTTTGTCAGTTACCAGAGACCAGTTGCAGTGTTTGCCGGAACCATTAATTCCTGCAAAGGGTTTTTCATGAAACAGTACTTTAAGCTTATGTTTTTTTGCAATCTTTCTCATCAGAATCATCATCATAAGATTCTGATCAACAGAGAGATTTGCCTCACCGTGATAAGGAGCGAATTCAAACTGATTTGGAGCTACTTCGTTATGTCTGGTTTTAAGGACAACTCCAAGTTTGTAGGCCTCTGTTTCAAAATCCTTCATGAATGACATAACCCTTGATGGAATTGCTCCAAAATAGTGGTCCTCAAGTTGCTGATCCTTCGCTGCAGTATGGCCGATTAGTGTTCTGCCGCACAACATAAGATCCGGCCTTGCCCTGAAGAGGGCCTCATCCACCAGAAAATACTCCTGCTCAATACCCAGAACAGCATTTACCCTGCAGGCCTTCTGATCAAAAAGGTCAAGCAATTCAGATGCAGCCTTGTCAAGAGTCTGTAAAGATTTAAGGTGTGGTGTCTTCTGATCCAGAGACTCACCTGTATATGATACAAATACTGATGGAATACATAAAGTCTGATCAATAATAAAGGCGGGAGATGTTGGGTCCCATGCAGTGTAGCCTCTCGCCTCAAAGGTATTTCTCAAACCACCATTGGGGAAACTGGAGGCATCCGGCTCTTGCTGAACCAGAGCATCACCTCTGAAATTTTCAAACACCCCTCCGTTCTTTGAAGGATCTACAAAAGCCTCATGCTTCTCTGCCGTAGCATCAGTAAGAGGGTGAAACCAATGGGTGTAATGAGTAGCTCCGTTTTCTACAGCCCAGGCCTTCATTCCGGAAGCAATCTGATTAGCCACTTCACGGCCTATTCTTTTTCCTTCTGAAATTGCATCCTGCACAGCATCAAAGGCCTCTGCTGAAAGATACCTCCTCATTTTTTCAATATCGAAGAGGTTTTTACCAAAAAATTCTGAAACCGGTTGTTTCTCAACGAAAAATCGTTCGGGCTTGTGCATAGAAAACTCGTCTAGCGCCCTTTTTCTGAAGCTGCTCATATTATATTGACGGGGTTGGGGGTTATTTGCGGGCAAATGTAACTAAAATTTGAAAACACTCCCCCATTTTTATACATTTGCCACACACAAAAAAATCTCAAGAGATGAAACCTGCTAAAGCTTTTGCAACACTTCTGGTAATGTTCGCCATAACCGGCACCTCCTATGCACAAAAGGGGATAAGAACATACATTGAAAATTTAAAAAAAGACACCCTCTTTTCCAACGCAGTAGTTGGGATAATGGTTATGGACGAAAAAGGGAGAGAGGTAGCCTCCTGGAACCCTGATTACCCACTCCTTACCGCATCAACAATGAAGACAATTTCAACAGGCCTCGCCCTGAAAGTATTAGGGCCTGAATACAGATATAAGACCAGAATAGGTTATACCGGAATAGTAAAAGATGGTGTACTTAAAGGTGATCTCTATATTGTAGGAGGCGGTGACCCCACTCTTGGTTCAAAAGACACTGTTGCCTATCCCATTGATTCAATTTTTGGAGTTTGGGCAGATGCTGTAAAACTTGCAGGAATAAACAGAATTGAAGGGAACATAATAGGAGACGACAGATTCTTTGCAAATGAAATTGTTCCCGGAGGATGGGCAGTAAGCAATTTAGGCCCCTACTACGGAAGCGGAACATCCGGCCTCTCATTTATGGAGAACCTTCAGGAATTTACATTCAAGCCGGGAGAAAAAACAGGTGACCATGCAGAATTTGTATCTGTATGGCCTGTTGTTCCCGGAATGAAAATTATAAATAACATCAAAACAGGAATACAGAGCAGCCGCCCCTCAACCAGCCTCAGGCTTACAGAACTTGACAGAGTTGTGAAATACTCCGGATCTCTGCCTTTAGGCGGAGAGCCTGTAGTTTTAACCGGATCTTGTAAATTTCCGGCACTCGCTTGCGCAGAAGAGTTCAGACTCTTTCTCATGAGAAGGGGAGTAAGAAGCAACCCGCTCGTATATGATTCAGAGAGTTATAAACTTGAAAAAGAGGAGAACATTAATTTTATAGGTGAAACCCTCTCTCCTCCACTCGCATCAATTGCAAATGTTACCAACAGGATAAGCAATAATTTTTACGCAGAGACCCTTTTCAAGACTTTAGGTAAAGTTATCACAGGAAGCGGATCATACGACTCCTCTGCAGTTGCGGTAAGGAGACTTCTCTCCTCAATGGGGCTTCCTGACAGAGGCTTTGTACAGGATGACGGTAGCGGGCTATCAAGGCAAAACTATGTATCTGCAAGATTTTTCTCCAACTATTTCTCCAAATTGAAAGAAAAAAACGATAACTTTGAAGTGTTTTTTAACAGTTTGCCACAACCGGGAGGTCCCGGAACACTGGAAAATGTTATAAAAGACGCTACACCAGAGCAAAAGGCGAGGCTTCACGCAAAGAGCGGGTCGCTTTCAAGTGTAAGATGCTATGCAGGATATGCAGAGAGAAGAGATGGAGGAATGTATTACTTCGCTATTCTCACAAACAATTATCAGGCTAGAACTGCTCAGATGCAGCCAAAAATTGAGGGTTTTTTGAAAGAACTAGTGAAATAACCATATAAAACTAATAATAATGCTTACAATTTCCAATAAAGCTAAGGCTATGCCTGCCTCTCCAATCAGGAAACTTGTTCCCTATTCAGAGGCTGCTAAAAAAAGAGGTATTAAGGTATATCATCTTAATATCGGCCAGCCGGACATAGCTTCACCTAACGAAGCTCTGGATGCGGTAAAAAACAACACGCTTAAACTTGTTGAATATCCTCATTCAGCAGGTGTAATATCTTACAGAGAGGGACTTGCCAAATACTACCAGTCAATAAATATCGATGTAACTCCATCAGAGATCAATATTACAACGGGAGGGAGTGAGGCTCTTCAGATTGCTCTTGCTGTCACTTGTAATCCGGATGATGAAGTTATTGTAATGGAGCCATTCTATACAAACTACAACGCCCTTTCACTTCAGAACGATGTAAAGCTGGTTCCTGTATCTACTTCAATTGAAACAGGTTTTGCACTCCCTGATGTAAGCGAATTTGAAAAATATATAACTCCAAGAACAAAAGGTATCATACTTTGTAATCCCGGCAACCCTACAGGATCTCTCTACACCAAAGAGACCATTATCAAACTTGGTGAAATAGTAAAGAAACATCAGTTATTCCTTTATTCAGATGAGGTTTACAGAGAGTTCTGTTACACAGACGAACCTCACTTCTCTGCAATGCACCTTGAGGGTCTTGAGCAAAATGTAATTTTGCTTGACTCCGTATCAAAGAGATATAGCCTCTGCGGCGTAAGAATCGGCTGCATTGTTTCAAAAAACAAAGAGGTGATGAACGGCGTTCTGAAGTTTGCTCAGGCAAGACTCTGCTCTCCTGCTTACGGACAAATTGCAGCTGAGGGAGCACTTGCCACTCCTCCCGAGTATTTCAAAGCAGTCAGGGACGAATATATGAAAAGGAGAGATGTTCTTATAGAAGCCCTGAACAAGATGGAGGGTGTATTCTGTCCAAAACCTATGGGAGCCTTTTATGCAGTTGCAAAACTTCCTGTTGACGATAGTGATAAATTTGCTCAGTGGCTACTTGAGGAGTTTGAATACAATAAACAAACTGTTATGGTTGCACCTGCTGCCGGTTTCTATGCTACACCAGGCAGAGGAACAAACGAGGTGAGAATTGCATATGTTCTTAAAATTGAAGACCTTAAAGCTGCAATGGAGTGTCTTGAAGTTGCATTAAAACAGTATCCGGGCAGAAAGTTATAGAAAACTCTCTAGCGGATAATTTCCGATATTCTGGCAACAAGCATAAGTGCAAGTAGGATAATCCACTGAATCTTATGCTTGTTGCTTTTATCATAATTAAGAAGATACTCATTAATTACTACAGAAACAGGAATTGAGATAACCGGTGCAATTGAGAGTGAATTTACCGGGAACAGGAAGACTACAATAATAATTGTCAGTAACATAAGTGTAAATCTGGAGATTGCTCTTGCCTTCTCTATCTTGTAGCCTCTCATTTTCTGGAATATGTGCCATATGGCAGATATAAGAACAATACTTATCGCAACATAGAGCACCAGATCAGCAAAACTCTTTATGGTAAACTCCAGCGGAGATATATTTATAAACTCCTCAAAATAGAGCTCTGCAAAGAGGAGTGCATCGTCAAAAAGCAGATGCCTGATTGAAATCACAAATATCAATGGCAAAAAAACTGAAGTAAGCATCATTACCAGTGATCTTGCGTTAACTCCCCTTGAATAAAAAGCCACTGAAACAGCCAATAAAACCAGAAGACCAAGTGTAGGTTCAAAGAGAGCAGCTATTGAAGCAAGGAAACCGGAAATAAAGAAATGTAAATCGCTTTGCTTTGATGATACACTAAAGTAAAGAGACCACAAAACCAGGGGAGCTGCAGCTGCTGCCCCGGAGAATTTTAAGGAGGCCGGGGAAATCATCACAAAGAGCAGATATATTACCGGAAGCAAAAATTTATTTGCACCGGTTGTAAGACGCTTCAGACCAATAGCATATAAAGAGATTGCATTTGCAATCAGAAGCATAGTCGCTATATATCTTGAGAGAGACTCTCCCATTTGAGAGATATCAGCAAAAGAGATAACAGCAGGAATCCACTCCCCACCTGTATAAGGGACTGAAATAAATCCGGCAGATATCCAGGATGCAATCAACAGCACAAGAAGAACAGCCGGGTTAAGTATTACTGAATACCTCTTACCTCTTTTATTCATATCAATCTCTGTATTTCAGCAGATCCTCACCCAAATCCCTTCTGTAATACATCCCTTCAAAAGATATCTTTTTAACATCTCTGTATGCATTCTCAGAGGCCGATCTGATCTCTCCTCCCAATGCCGACACAACCATTACCCTTCCTCCGGAAGTAACAAGAGCTCCGTTTTCAAGAGCAGTACCTGAATGGAAAAGTGTTGATGAAATTCCATCTTCAATTGATATTGCCACCCCTTTTCTGTAATCCTCAGGATAACCACCTGACACTGTAACCACAGCAAGAGAACTCTCCTCAGAAATTTCAATCTTCTCACTGTTAAGTTTCCCCTCACCCATAGCGATAAAGTGTGCAAGCAGATCACTTTTAATTCTAGGTAAGACCGCCTCGGTTTCAGGATCCCCCATCCTTACATTATATTCAATTACATAAGGATCTCCTTTACAGTTCATCAAACCTATAAAAATAAAACCACAATAATTTATCCCCTCTTCAGAGAGACCTTTAAGCGTGGGTTTGACAATCCTCTCCTCCACCTTTTTCATAAATGCATCGTTTGCAAAAGGGACAGGAGATACTGCACCCATTCCACCTGTGTTTGCACCTTTATCCCCCTCGCCCACTCTTTTATAATCCTTGGCAGAGGGGAGCATAAGGTAGTTTTTTCCATCTGTCAGGACAAAAACCGAAAGTTCTATACCTTTCAGAAACTCCTCAATAACCACTCTATCACCCGCCTTACCAAACTTCCCGTTCATCATCTCGCTAAGTTCACGCCTTGCCTCCTCTATTGTCTCCGGAATAACGACACCTTTGCCGGCAGCAAGACCATCGGCTTTGAGAACATAAGGGGGAGAGAGGGTTTCAAGAAAATTAAAAGCATCACCAATTTCCTCCTTGCTGTATGTGTTGTAAGCTGCTGTTGGAACAGACCACCTTTTCATAAACTCCTTTGCAAACTCCTTGCTACCCTCAAGTTGTGCTCCATCCCTGCCGGGACCAACAAAAATTGTTCTCTCCAGCATCCCCTCTTCCTCAAGATAGTCTCTCAGCCCGTCAACCAGGGGATTTTCAGGACCCACAACAACAATATCAATATTTTCATCTTTAATCAGAGATGCAATAGCTTTAAAATCTGATATTTTCAAAGGGACATTTTCAGCCAGTAATGCAGTTCCGGGATTTCCGGGGGCGCAATACAATTTGTCCAGAAGCGGACTTTTAGAAAGGGCATAAACAAAGGCGTGCTCTCTTCCTCCGGAACCTAAAACAAGGACTCTCTTCATATTATATATGGATTGCATTTAAAGGAATATTAGGCAAAAATAATAATAAAAATTAACTTTGCATTTTGTCAGATTATCCCGTAAATGAAACTACCATTAGTATTACTGGCCTCGGTGCTACTGCTCTCCTCTTGCGACGGAGGATTGATTCCGCGCGGAAAAATGACCCGGATAGTTTCTGAGATATATCTGTCTGACAAATACATGAGCAGCAATATGGAGTTATCCGAGGGGGCTGATTCTCTTCTTATTTATGAACCAATATTAAACAAATACGGATATGATACGGAGGATTACCTCAGAACCATATCTTACTATGTAGAGCGCCCCTCAAAACTCAGAACTATATATACCGACGCACAAAATTTGCTTCAGAAGGAGCTGGAAAGAGTAAATAAAAGGCTTTCAGATGTAAGAAGAGTAGATTCACTTAGAATTGTAATCTCTACACAACTCATTGACTTAAAACCGGACGAGGAGAGAGATGCGGGAGTCAGATCCCTGAGATGGATACTCTTCCCTGAAATGGACGAAGCCTGGGAAAGGGCTGCTCCGGACACCTCTGCAGTCAGATACGATTCGCCTGTCTCTTTCCATTGGTGGAAAGAGAATATCAGGCTCAAAACAAAACCATTTTTTTTATATGAGAACGATCGCCGCAAAATACCTGTTGACCTCAAACTTGAATCTGCTCCCGAAAGGGTTCGTAAAGCTGGATGACGACGGCACAATAATAGAGACAGGGGCTCTGGAACAAGAGAGCGACTGCACAGAATTTTATGAAGGAGTTATTATTCCCGGATTTGTTAACTCCCATTGCCATATAGAGCTCTCTCACCTTGAGGGGGTTTTTTCGCAGGAGTCCGGAATGGCAGGATTTATTAAGCAGATCCGAGTTCAGAGAGAGAGTTCCCCAAAAGAGAGAAGAGTAGAGGCAATAAAGGCCCAAATGGATAAAATGCACAAAGAGGGAGTATCTGCTGTTGCCGATATTTCCAATTGTGACGAGAGTTTTGGCGTTAAAGCATCCTCTCCCGTGTATACAAGATCCTTTCTTGAGGTATTTGGCTCAGAGTCCGGAGATGCGACAAATATAATGAAGGGGCTTGAAGAGCTATTAAGCACGGCTCTCTCCTGCGGAATTGATGCCTCTCCATCTCCTCACTCATGCTATACTATGAGCAGGGAGTTATTAAGAAGATCTTCAATAGCAGCATTGGATTCGGGGTATATCTCCTATCACAACCAGGAGAGTTGGGAAGAGGAGGAGCTTATCAGAAGAGGAAAAGGGCCTCTGGCAGATGACTACAAAAGCCGGGGAATGAGTACTCCGGAGATAAATCCGGAGGGGCCGATGAGCTATTTTATTGATGTAATCAGGGGAAAAGGGGAGAATAGAATACCGGGAGAAAAAATTGAGGGGAATGCCCTCTTTGTCCATAATACCTTTACAGACAAAAACAGCATAGAACTTGCAACTAAAACTTTCAGCAACCCTTTCTGGGCTCTCTGTCCTCTCTCAAATATTTTTATCCATAAGGCATTGCCTCCTGTAGAGATGTTGAGACGGGAAAAGGCAGCTATTACACTTGGAACAGACAGCCTGTCAAGCAATAGAGTACTCTCAATGATAGAAGAGATGAAAATTATTCAGAGATATTTTCCCTCTGTTCCCCTGAATGAGATTATTGGATGGGCAACTATTAACGGAGCAAAATTCCTTGGAAAGGAGAGTGAGTTGGGCTCCATTGAAACAGGCAAGAGACCCGGAATAGTACTACTGGAAAATTTGGAAATTGAAAACTTCAGACTGCTGCCTGAGAGCACCAGCAGAAGATTGGCTTAAATAATTACAGAAATGGCTACAATTTTATTTGATCAGATTGTTTTTGGCCCCATTCACAGCAGAAGACTTGGATCTTCGCTGGGTGTTAACCTGCTGCCCAGACATGGTAAGGTGTGTAGTTTTGATTGTCTTTACTGCGAATGCGGATTCAACTCAGATGGTAAAGGGGATAACAGACTCCCCACTTACGAGGAGTTCTGTGAAGCCCTTGAATCTAAACTAACAGAGATAAGGAATCTAAATGAGAGAATTGATACTATAACATTCTCCGGAAATGGTGAGCCCACTGTTCATCCGCAGTTTCCGTCAATAATCAGTGAGGCCCTGAGGCTTAGAAGAAAACTCTTTCCGCTGGCTAAAGTATCAGTTCTTACCAACGGTAGCAGGATTCATATTCCTCAGGTAAAAGAGGCTCTTTTAAGTGTTGACAATGCTATAATTAAGCTTGATTCTGCCTTTGATCAGACAGTTATTGATATTGACAGACCTCAGTACAAATACAGCGTTGCTGAAATGGTCAAAAACCTTGAACCATACAAAGGTAAGTTTGTTTTACAAACAATGTTCCTCAGAGGAGAGCACGAAGGGGTTGTTATAGACAATACTACGCCTCAAGAGGTCTCTGCCTGGCGAAAGCTTGCTATTGAACTGGAGCCGAGAGAGATAATGATTTACACCATTGACAGGGAGACTCCCGCTAAAAATCTCTCAAAAGTTTCAGTTGAAGAGATGGAACAGATAGCAGCCCCACTTAAAAGTCTTGGGTTTAAAATCACCATAAGCGGTTAAACATGAGAGTTGTTATACAAAGAGTTGAGGAGGCATCGGTTGATGCAAATAACAAACTTGCCGGTAGCATCGGAAAGGGGCTGATGATTCTCCTTGGAATTGAGGAGGAGGATACTTTTGAAGATGCAGACTATCTGATAAAAAAGATCCCCTCACTTAGAATTTTTGATGATGCAGATGGTGTTATGAATTTATCACTAAAGGATATTCAGGGTGAAGTCCTGCTCGTAAGTCAATTTACACTCCATGCCTTAACCCGCAAAGGTAACAGACCATCATACATCAGGGCTGCAAGACCGGAAAAAGCTATTCCACTATACGAATATGTTGTAAATAATATCTCCGTTGAGTTGGGAAAAGAGGTAAAAACCGGTATATTTGGAGCAGAGATGAAGGTAAGACTGGTCAATGACGGACCTGTAACAATAATAATAGACACTAAAGAGAATTTAAACAAAAATGGAAGCATTTGAAAAATGGAATAACAGAGATGTACTATCGGCCTGTTTGGGGCTGATAGACCTAACCTCCCTCAATTCAACAGACACAAAAGAGAAAATTGAGAAAATGGTGGATAAGGTGAACTCATTTTCTGATAACTGGAATAAATATTCAAATGTGGCAGCAATTTGTGTTTACCCTAACTTTGCCTCTGCAGTTAAACAGAAGCTCACTGCTAAAGGGGTAAAAATTGCTGTTGTTGGTGGTGTTTTCCCCAGCTCACAAAGTTTTCTCTCTGTAAAGGCAGAGGAGTGCAGAATTGCCGTTGAGCAGGGTGCTGACGAAGTGGATATTGTACTTGCTCTAAGCCATTTTCTTGCCGGAGATATGGAGGAGGCCTCAAAGGAGATCAGAGAGCTTAAAAAGGCTTGCGGGGATGCACATTTAAAAGTTATTCTGGAGACAGGAGCCCTTACTATTGAGCAAATAGAGGTTGCCTCAATGCTTGCAATGGAAGCCGGAGCAGACTTTATTAAAACCTCCACCGGAAAAATGGAGCCTGCAGCAACTCCTCAGGCAGCTGAGGCAATGTGCAGAGCCATTAAAGAGTATCATAAAAAAACAGGAAGAATGGTGGGATTCAAGCCTGCCGGAGGGATAGTTACTCCTGAAGATGCTGTTAAATATTATGCAATCGTAGATTCAATTCTTGGTAAAGAGTGGCTGAATCCGCACTATTTTCGCCTTGGAGCAAGCAGACTGGCAAATAATTTGCTGTCTGAACTTGAAGATAAAACCGTAAACTATTTTTAACATGAAAAGAATAATTATAGCTGCAGCAGCGCTTTTAATTTCAACTGCTGCTTTTTCACAGAACTACAAAACAGCAATCGGTCTCAGAACAGGAACAAGCCTGGGAGCCAGTATTAAGCACTTTATAAGCCAGCCAGGAGCACTTGAAGCTATCTTGGATGTTGATATTGTTAAACAAGATGAGATGAAAATCAAAGCTACAGGACTGTATGAGTACCATTTTGATGTAAATGTTGACGGTCTCTATGTATACGCAGGGGCAGGTGCCTCCGCAGGGGTCCATGTTGCCGGACTGTACAGCAAACAGTTTATGATAGGGATTGATTTTATTGGAGGTGTTGAATACAAATTCAATAATATCCCCCTCGCTCTCTCAGCAGACTGGAATCCAAAAATCCAGCTGATATCAAATTCAGGATTAAAAGTACCAAACCTGGGATTTACAGTAAGATACATTATCAAATAAAACAAATATGAAAAATTACATTGACCGGAACAAAGAGAGATTTCTCTCAGAACTTTTTGAGCTCCTGAGAATACCATCTGTTAGTTCTATGGCCGCTCACAAACCGGATATGGAAAAAGCAGCTGCGAAATATGCAGAATTTCTCCTTGCAGCCGGATGCGAAAGAGCTCAGGTATACCCTACCAAAGGACACCCTGTTGTATTTGCAGAGAAGATAATTGACAAAAAGCTCCCTACTATATTGGTTTATGCTCACTATGATGTTCAGCCCGCAGATCCTGTTAACCTGTGGAAAACCCCTCCTTTTGAGCCGGAGATAAGAGATGGGGCAATCTATGCAAGAGGTGCAAATGATGATAAAGGACAAGGATTTATGCACGTTAAGGCTTTTGAATACCTTGTAAAGACAAATCAACTCAAGTGTAACGTAAAATTCATCATTGATGGGGAAGAGGAGATTGGTTCACCAAGCCTTCCTGAGTGGGCAGAAGCTCATAAAGATATGCTTGCATGTGATGATATTCTTGTATCTGACACAACTATGATTGATGAAAAGATTCCTTCAATAAATGTAGGCATGAGAGGGCTTGCCTACATGGAGGTTGAGGTTACCGGTCCTAACAAAGATCTTCATTCAGGTCACTACGGCGGCGCAATAGCAAATCCTATTAACGTACTTGCCGGAATGATAGATAAGCTTATTGACGACAAGGGCCGAATTACAATCAAAGGATTTTACGATGATGTTGTTGAACTCACTAAAGAGGAGCGCGAGATGCTTGCAAGAGCACCATTTGATGAGAAGGAGTACATGGAGTTCCTGGATATTGATGCCGTTACCGGAGAGGCCGGATACTCAACAATGGAGCGCACAGGAATCCGCCCATGCCTTGATGTAAATGGAATCTGGGGAGGATACACCGGCGAAGGTGCCAAGACAGTGCTTCCATCAAAAGCATTTGCAAAGATTTCCATGAGAATTGTCCCTAACCAGGACAATAAAAAGATTGCAAAACTCTTTGAAGAGCACTTTATGACTCTGGCTCCAAAAGGTGTTAAGGTTAAGGTTACACCTCACCATGGTGGTCAGGGCTTCCTCTGCCCTATATCTTCAAATGTATACAAATCTGCCCACAGAGCTATTCACGAAGTTTACGGCATTGAGCCGGTTCCTAATCGTGGTGGCGGAAGTATACCTGTTCTTGCAGACCTTCAGCAGATTCTGAATGCTAACCCACTACTAATGGGATTCGGCCTTGAGAGAGATGTAATCCACTCGCCAAACGAGAGCTATCTGCTGAGCCAGTTCTACAAGGGAATTGAGTCAATAGGTTTGTTTTATAAGTACTATACTGAATAGATCCTCATAGTATATTACATAAGCAAAGAGGCTGACCAAAAGTATTGGTTAGCCTTTTTTTTGCTCCATCCAGGCTACCTTCTGTTCTGAAGTATGGTCTTTACCAATAATTTCAGAATAGAGTTCCGGTCGCCTTGCTTTAGTATATCGATAACCACCTGCAAGAGTAAGCTTATCAGATGTCAACTCAGCGGTGACCATTGTATCACCAAGTTCACGGCACTCTGCAATAACCTCTCCGTATGGGTCCAGTATCATTGAACAACCATTTTTTAACTGGTCGTCATCCATTCCTATGGGATTAGAAAAAACTGCATAGATGGCGTT
It includes:
- a CDS encoding glutamine synthetase III; this translates as MSSFRKRALDEFSMHKPERFFVEKQPVSEFFGKNLFDIEKMRRYLSAEAFDAVQDAISEGKRIGREVANQIASGMKAWAVENGATHYTHWFHPLTDATAEKHEAFVDPSKNGGVFENFRGDALVQQEPDASSFPNGGLRNTFEARGYTAWDPTSPAFIIDQTLCIPSVFVSYTGESLDQKTPHLKSLQTLDKAASELLDLFDQKACRVNAVLGIEQEYFLVDEALFRARPDLMLCGRTLIGHTAAKDQQLEDHYFGAIPSRVMSFMKDFETEAYKLGVVLKTRHNEVAPNQFEFAPYHGEANLSVDQNLMMMILMRKIAKKHKLKVLFHEKPFAGINGSGKHCNWSLVTDKGVNLLSPGKTPGKNLQFLSFFVSVIKAVYEHHHLLMASVASLNNSHRLGGNEAPPAVMSVFVGRTLSSVLDSIEKMVSDNISAEEISSSLNVVGKIPEILPDNTDRNRTSPFAFTGNRFEFRAVGSSVNVASSMYILNTAVAQQLIVFKERASVRINGGATCEEAILETIREFIAESVPVRFEGNGYSKEWQEEAARRGLRGISNVPEAFKAFLEKGSIALMKDMDVLSEREVEARYEVMNEIYIKKLQIEARVIGDLTVNHIIPTAIKFQNTLIDNVRGIKDLFGPEEYKVMSERQLVAIRKISGYIQQLREDFHYLVEARKEANKIESYPERAMIYSNTVLPYMESIRKIVDKLEMVVDDELWPLPKYRELLFLR
- the dacB gene encoding D-alanyl-D-alanine carboxypeptidase/D-alanyl-D-alanine-endopeptidase — translated: MKPAKAFATLLVMFAITGTSYAQKGIRTYIENLKKDTLFSNAVVGIMVMDEKGREVASWNPDYPLLTASTMKTISTGLALKVLGPEYRYKTRIGYTGIVKDGVLKGDLYIVGGGDPTLGSKDTVAYPIDSIFGVWADAVKLAGINRIEGNIIGDDRFFANEIVPGGWAVSNLGPYYGSGTSGLSFMENLQEFTFKPGEKTGDHAEFVSVWPVVPGMKIINNIKTGIQSSRPSTSLRLTELDRVVKYSGSLPLGGEPVVLTGSCKFPALACAEEFRLFLMRRGVRSNPLVYDSESYKLEKEENINFIGETLSPPLASIANVTNRISNNFYAETLFKTLGKVITGSGSYDSSAVAVRRLLSSMGLPDRGFVQDDGSGLSRQNYVSARFFSNYFSKLKEKNDNFEVFFNSLPQPGGPGTLENVIKDATPEQKARLHAKSGSLSSVRCYAGYAERRDGGMYYFAILTNNYQARTAQMQPKIEGFLKELVK
- a CDS encoding pyridoxal phosphate-dependent aminotransferase; amino-acid sequence: MLTISNKAKAMPASPIRKLVPYSEAAKKRGIKVYHLNIGQPDIASPNEALDAVKNNTLKLVEYPHSAGVISYREGLAKYYQSINIDVTPSEINITTGGSEALQIALAVTCNPDDEVIVMEPFYTNYNALSLQNDVKLVPVSTSIETGFALPDVSEFEKYITPRTKGIILCNPGNPTGSLYTKETIIKLGEIVKKHQLFLYSDEVYREFCYTDEPHFSAMHLEGLEQNVILLDSVSKRYSLCGVRIGCIVSKNKEVMNGVLKFAQARLCSPAYGQIAAEGALATPPEYFKAVRDEYMKRRDVLIEALNKMEGVFCPKPMGAFYAVAKLPVDDSDKFAQWLLEEFEYNKQTVMVAPAAGFYATPGRGTNEVRIAYVLKIEDLKAAMECLEVALKQYPGRKL
- a CDS encoding DUF6427 family protein, which produces MNKRGKRYSVILNPAVLLVLLIASWISAGFISVPYTGGEWIPAVISFADISQMGESLSRYIATMLLIANAISLYAIGLKRLTTGANKFLLPVIYLLFVMISPASLKFSGAAAAAPLVLWSLYFSVSSKQSDLHFFISGFLASIAALFEPTLGLLVLLAVSVAFYSRGVNARSLVMMLTSVFLPLIFVISIRHLLFDDALLFAELYFEEFINISPLEFTIKSFADLVLYVAISIVLISAIWHIFQKMRGYKIEKARAISRFTLMLLTIIIVVFLFPVNSLSIAPVISIPVSVVINEYLLNYDKSNKHKIQWIILLALMLVARISEIIR
- the purD gene encoding phosphoribosylamine--glycine ligase — protein: MKRVLVLGSGGREHAFVYALSKSPLLDKLYCAPGNPGTALLAENVPLKISDFKAIASLIKDENIDIVVVGPENPLVDGLRDYLEEEGMLERTIFVGPGRDGAQLEGSKEFAKEFMKRWSVPTAAYNTYSKEEIGDAFNFLETLSPPYVLKADGLAAGKGVVIPETIEEARRELSEMMNGKFGKAGDRVVIEEFLKGIELSVFVLTDGKNYLMLPSAKDYKRVGEGDKGANTGGMGAVSPVPFANDAFMKKVEERIVKPTLKGLSEEGINYCGFIFIGLMNCKGDPYVIEYNVRMGDPETEAVLPRIKSDLLAHFIAMGEGKLNSEKIEISEESSLAVVTVSGGYPEDYRKGVAISIEDGISSTLFHSGTALENGALVTSGGRVMVVSALGGEIRSASENAYRDVKKISFEGMYYRRDLGEDLLKYRD
- a CDS encoding DUF4296 domain-containing protein — its product is MKLPLVLLASVLLLSSCDGGLIPRGKMTRIVSEIYLSDKYMSSNMELSEGADSLLIYEPILNKYGYDTEDYLRTISYYVERPSKLRTIYTDAQNLLQKELERVNKRLSDVRRVDSLRIVISTQLIDLKPDEERDAGVRSLRWILFPEMDEAWERAAPDTSAVRYDSPVSFHWWKENIRLKTKPFFLYENDRRKIPVDLKLESAPERVRKAG
- a CDS encoding amidohydrolase family protein, with the translated sequence MRTIAAKYLLTSNLNLLPKGFVKLDDDGTIIETGALEQESDCTEFYEGVIIPGFVNSHCHIELSHLEGVFSQESGMAGFIKQIRVQRESSPKERRVEAIKAQMDKMHKEGVSAVADISNCDESFGVKASSPVYTRSFLEVFGSESGDATNIMKGLEELLSTALSCGIDASPSPHSCYTMSRELLRRSSIAALDSGYISYHNQESWEEEELIRRGKGPLADDYKSRGMSTPEINPEGPMSYFIDVIRGKGENRIPGEKIEGNALFVHNTFTDKNSIELATKTFSNPFWALCPLSNIFIHKALPPVEMLRREKAAITLGTDSLSSNRVLSMIEEMKIIQRYFPSVPLNEIIGWATINGAKFLGKESELGSIETGKRPGIVLLENLEIENFRLLPESTSRRLA